The following proteins are co-located in the Mesorhizobium sp. M1E.F.Ca.ET.045.02.1.1 genome:
- a CDS encoding glycosyltransferase family 2 protein, which produces MAVLMGTMDGAAFIGEQLESLLAQSWPRIDLWVSDDGSTDATVSIIEAWRSGWNKGSLTLVEGPRKGFAANFRSMIVDPRIDADYYAFCDQDDVWEPDRLESAIRWMEGQSPETPLLFCSRTATISETGDPAGYSPLFGRPPSFRNALVQSIAGGNTMLFNRAARDLLAKASARTEFVSHDWWAYLIVTAAGGKVRYEPRPLVRYRQHGANLVGANVSWRARLSRLGRLFQGQFATWTDSNLRGLAVNRDLITRDAALCLRLFIRARKGSIFRRFSLLGKSGVYRQTLMGTLGLYLAFLWRRI; this is translated from the coding sequence GTGGCCGTTCTCATGGGCACGATGGATGGCGCGGCATTCATCGGTGAGCAATTGGAATCCTTGCTTGCGCAGTCCTGGCCTCGCATCGATCTCTGGGTATCCGACGACGGCTCGACGGACGCCACGGTCTCCATCATCGAGGCGTGGCGGTCCGGCTGGAACAAGGGTTCCCTTACGCTGGTGGAAGGCCCGCGAAAGGGCTTCGCCGCCAACTTCCGCTCGATGATTGTCGATCCGCGCATCGATGCCGACTACTATGCCTTCTGCGATCAGGACGATGTTTGGGAGCCGGACCGGCTGGAGAGCGCCATCCGCTGGATGGAGGGGCAGAGCCCGGAAACGCCGCTCCTGTTCTGCTCGCGCACGGCGACCATTTCGGAGACCGGCGATCCGGCCGGCTATTCGCCGCTGTTCGGGCGGCCGCCTTCATTCCGCAATGCGCTGGTGCAAAGCATCGCCGGCGGCAACACCATGTTGTTCAACCGCGCGGCGCGCGACCTTCTGGCGAAGGCGTCCGCGCGAACCGAATTCGTCAGCCACGACTGGTGGGCCTATCTCATCGTCACCGCCGCCGGCGGCAAGGTCCGCTACGAGCCGCGGCCGCTGGTCCGGTACCGGCAGCACGGGGCAAACCTCGTCGGCGCCAATGTCTCATGGAGGGCGAGGCTTTCAAGGCTCGGGCGTCTGTTCCAGGGCCAGTTCGCCACTTGGACCGACAGCAATCTCAGGGGCCTTGCCGTCAACCGCGACCTCATCACGCGCGATGCCGCACTTTGCCTTCGCCTGTTCATCAGGGCGCGCAAGGGCAGTATCTTCAGGCGCTTCAGCCTGCTCGGCAAGAGCGGCGTCTACCGGCAGACTCTCATGGGAACGCTGGGACTCTATCTCGCCTTCCTCTGGCGGCGGATCTGA
- a CDS encoding O-antigen ligase family protein, whose translation MNPFSSLRRHLTPTQINIYFSIVCFFSPPVLGSLVSFVFNGGALWSVFLLALRRRQFNIDRPMLAMTVAIYAYCGAMVLASIVNGTLGPDLRLLLPLITLLFFPISYSTWSITEKATLARVAVLASTAACFGALLLAIIQYYWIGTRAEGGAGNAIVFAAVTCLAVMMCLVGALSGIERRWKLLAVAALAGTAAILYSGSRIIWVAMPSAAIVIFLINRRRITSANLTRLALIAGAACLVVAAIGLPVIIDRADFLFSDLDALTTKNDHTTALGLRVAMWEIGATGFHDAPIFGYGISGSRALMKQGFRAQFGMDAGYNHYHNGFLTAVVQAGLLGALALAAIFVVAAWNAARTLRRSADPVERFGATMIIVTVITYLVAGLTGILVGHDILDATLMVFLVSGTYLACGRTVSPTGKSAAAIPSGADQRS comes from the coding sequence TTGAACCCGTTCTCATCGCTCCGGCGCCATCTCACGCCGACACAGATCAATATCTACTTCTCGATCGTCTGCTTCTTCTCGCCGCCCGTGCTGGGATCGCTGGTGAGCTTCGTCTTCAATGGCGGCGCGCTCTGGTCGGTGTTTCTGCTCGCGCTGCGGCGTCGGCAGTTCAACATCGACCGCCCCATGCTTGCCATGACGGTGGCAATCTACGCTTATTGCGGAGCCATGGTGCTGGCCTCGATCGTCAACGGTACGCTCGGGCCGGATCTGCGGCTGCTCCTGCCGCTGATCACTCTGCTGTTCTTCCCGATCTCCTATTCAACCTGGAGCATCACGGAGAAGGCCACCCTCGCGCGCGTAGCCGTGCTGGCAAGCACAGCAGCGTGTTTCGGCGCGTTGTTGCTCGCTATCATTCAGTATTACTGGATCGGTACCAGGGCCGAAGGCGGTGCCGGAAACGCGATCGTGTTCGCGGCAGTGACGTGCCTTGCCGTGATGATGTGCCTCGTGGGCGCTCTTTCGGGGATCGAGAGGCGCTGGAAGCTCTTGGCCGTCGCCGCGCTCGCCGGAACGGCTGCCATCCTCTACTCAGGCTCGCGTATCATCTGGGTGGCCATGCCGAGCGCCGCCATCGTCATTTTTCTGATCAATCGCCGCAGGATCACCAGCGCCAATCTGACGCGTCTGGCGCTGATCGCGGGCGCGGCCTGCCTAGTGGTCGCGGCCATCGGCTTGCCCGTGATTATTGACCGTGCCGATTTCCTTTTCAGCGACCTGGATGCACTGACCACCAAGAACGACCACACGACGGCGCTCGGACTGCGGGTGGCGATGTGGGAGATTGGCGCGACGGGTTTTCACGATGCTCCGATTTTCGGGTATGGCATTAGCGGCAGCCGGGCGCTGATGAAACAGGGTTTTCGCGCTCAATTCGGCATGGACGCAGGTTACAATCACTATCACAACGGCTTTCTGACCGCAGTGGTGCAGGCTGGTTTGTTGGGGGCTCTCGCGCTGGCCGCTATCTTCGTCGTTGCTGCCTGGAACGCGGCAAGGACGCTGCGCCGCAGCGCTGATCCGGTGGAGCGGTTCGGTGCGACAATGATCATTGTTACCGTCATCACCTATCTCGTCGCCGGGCTGACCGGCATTCTGGTCGGCCATGACATCCTTGACGCGACGCTGATGGTGTTCCTCGTTTCCGGAACCTATCTGGCTTGCGGCCGAACGGTGTCGCCGACCGGCAAGAGCGCCGCCGCCATCCCATCGGGCGCCGACCAGCGATCATGA
- a CDS encoding nucleoside-diphosphate sugar epimerase/dehydratase codes for MTAYVEAVSDLRPKMRRAIIMVQDLVMVLVAVALSLTLSQSRLSFDAFSYGGLACWAIIVLFAHMLFRYCGLYSTVWRFASTPDFFNILKGCGSLTMVLYLASLAFRSFFQPVSGLNERQFIVFFLVSFTIISAPRLYYRFLRDGASWRILRRASGDAPVKQALFIGRLSEADVIVRFTRTAAPAEYAIAGIMATEADAPLGTQIQGVPVVALRPRLIEVLEDYVRGTQSLDLLIFGNGAEREIEDYAELVRVARHSGIAVVQFSGLSELGQGGKLVLDAVEMETIMRRSAVATDVKRIGAFVGGKRVLVTGGAGSIGRILVKRALELGAEAVLVADNSEFGIFQLDQLIDEEHRDRLTSRIVDVTDRPHMMRLVSEFKPSIVFHAAALKHVPLLEQNWEAAIETNIFGTLACAEVAAKCGVPQFLLISSDKAVDPTSVLGVTKRAAEQIVSSLHETHAEPPDQYRGAVNGHRAGVPGTKFIAVRFGNVFGSNGSVATIFQKQIEAGGPVTITDRRMTRYFMTVAEAVDLVIMSAADAGQRQGSDDYAIYMLDMGKPVPILEVAETMIRMAGKSPYTEIPVRFTGIRPGEKLHETLHGENEEVVKLETAKIFGLRTDVVEWPRIEAALAALQAAMRDRDKAAALAILAGLCRAEESAGGVPEQAVSETAEQIG; via the coding sequence ATGACCGCCTATGTAGAAGCCGTATCGGACCTCCGACCGAAGATGCGGCGCGCCATCATCATGGTTCAGGACCTTGTCATGGTCCTGGTCGCGGTGGCTCTCAGTCTCACCCTGTCGCAGTCGCGGCTTTCCTTCGACGCGTTCTCCTACGGCGGGCTGGCCTGCTGGGCGATCATCGTGCTCTTCGCCCATATGCTGTTTCGCTATTGCGGCCTCTACAGCACCGTCTGGCGCTTCGCCTCCACGCCCGATTTCTTCAACATCCTCAAGGGCTGCGGCAGTCTGACGATGGTGCTCTACCTGGCCTCGCTTGCCTTCCGTTCCTTCTTCCAGCCCGTCTCGGGTCTCAACGAACGCCAGTTCATCGTCTTTTTCCTGGTCTCCTTCACCATCATTTCCGCGCCCAGGCTCTACTATCGGTTCCTTCGCGACGGCGCGAGCTGGCGCATCCTGCGCCGCGCGTCCGGCGACGCGCCGGTCAAGCAGGCGTTGTTCATCGGCCGGCTGAGCGAGGCCGATGTGATCGTCCGCTTCACCCGCACCGCCGCGCCGGCCGAGTATGCCATTGCAGGCATCATGGCGACCGAGGCCGACGCGCCGCTCGGCACGCAGATCCAGGGCGTTCCCGTGGTGGCGCTCCGTCCGCGTCTGATCGAGGTGCTGGAGGACTATGTCAGGGGCACGCAAAGCCTCGATCTGCTGATTTTCGGCAACGGCGCCGAGCGCGAGATCGAGGACTATGCCGAACTGGTGCGCGTCGCCCGCCACAGCGGCATCGCCGTCGTCCAGTTCTCCGGTCTGTCGGAACTGGGGCAGGGCGGCAAGCTGGTTCTCGACGCCGTCGAGATGGAAACCATCATGCGCCGTTCGGCCGTGGCCACCGACGTCAAGCGCATCGGCGCCTTCGTCGGCGGCAAGCGCGTGCTGGTCACCGGCGGCGCCGGGTCTATCGGCCGCATCCTGGTCAAGCGCGCGCTGGAGCTCGGCGCCGAGGCGGTGCTAGTGGCCGACAATTCCGAGTTCGGCATTTTCCAGCTCGATCAACTGATCGACGAAGAGCACCGCGACCGGCTGACAAGCCGCATCGTCGACGTCACCGACCGGCCTCACATGATGCGCCTCGTCAGCGAGTTCAAACCCTCGATCGTCTTCCATGCGGCGGCGCTGAAACACGTGCCGCTGCTGGAACAAAACTGGGAAGCGGCGATCGAGACGAATATTTTCGGCACACTCGCCTGCGCCGAGGTCGCCGCCAAATGCGGGGTGCCCCAGTTCCTGCTGATTTCCAGCGACAAGGCCGTCGACCCGACTTCGGTGCTCGGCGTCACCAAGCGGGCGGCCGAGCAGATCGTCTCCTCGCTGCATGAGACCCATGCCGAGCCGCCCGATCAATATAGAGGCGCGGTGAACGGCCATCGCGCCGGCGTCCCGGGCACAAAATTCATCGCCGTGCGCTTCGGCAACGTCTTTGGCTCCAATGGCTCGGTGGCGACCATCTTCCAGAAGCAGATCGAGGCCGGCGGCCCGGTCACCATCACCGACCGGCGCATGACCCGCTATTTCATGACGGTGGCCGAGGCTGTCGATCTCGTCATCATGTCGGCCGCCGATGCCGGGCAACGCCAAGGGAGCGACGACTACGCCATCTATATGCTCGACATGGGCAAGCCCGTGCCGATCCTCGAAGTCGCCGAAACCATGATCCGCATGGCAGGCAAAAGCCCTTACACCGAGATTCCCGTCCGCTTTACCGGCATCAGGCCCGGCGAGAAGCTGCACGAGACCCTGCACGGCGAGAACGAAGAGGTGGTCAAGCTCGAAACCGCCAAGATCTTCGGCCTCAGGACCGACGTCGTGGAATGGCCGAGGATCGAGGCCGCGCTGGCGGCACTGCAAGCCGCGATGCGGGATCGCGACAAGGCAGCCGCGCTTGCCATCTTGGCGGGACTGTGCCGGGCGGAGGAAAGCGCCGGTGGCGTGCCCGAGCAGGCAGTGTCGGAAACGGCCGAACAGATCGGTTAG
- a CDS encoding sugar transferase produces MIAAVMLAMTSPVVLAAMLAIRATSPGPAIFSQVRVGRGGVLFACHKLRTMHRDTPSLPTHEAPAASVTAVGQLLRRTKIDELPQLWNVLKGEMSLVGPRPCLPTQAELIGHRQRLGVLSALPGITGLAQIKGIDMSDPRLCAETDAAYQKVASIGLDLRILVGTFYRA; encoded by the coding sequence ATGATCGCGGCCGTGATGCTCGCCATGACGTCGCCCGTCGTGCTGGCCGCCATGCTGGCGATTAGGGCAACGTCGCCGGGACCGGCCATCTTCTCGCAGGTCCGCGTCGGCAGGGGAGGCGTCCTCTTTGCCTGCCACAAGCTGCGCACGATGCACCGGGACACGCCGTCTTTGCCCACCCACGAGGCGCCGGCCGCTTCGGTCACCGCGGTCGGCCAGCTGCTGCGCCGAACCAAGATCGACGAGCTGCCGCAGCTCTGGAACGTGCTCAAAGGCGAGATGAGCCTTGTCGGCCCCCGCCCATGCCTGCCGACGCAGGCGGAGTTGATCGGACACCGGCAGCGGCTTGGCGTGCTCTCGGCACTGCCGGGCATCACCGGGCTCGCGCAGATCAAGGGCATCGACATGTCCGACCCAAGGCTCTGCGCCGAGACCGACGCCGCCTATCAGAAAGTCGCTTCGATCGGCCTCGATCTGCGCATATTGGTGGGCACTTTCTACCGGGCTTGA
- a CDS encoding NAD-dependent epimerase/dehydratase family protein translates to MKVLVTGATGLIGRQVVGRLRKANFDICVVSRQPERLSAIGKPLPLPGADAPDEAFLVLMRDVTHVVHCAALNNDRDAGEAGYRAANATLTGRLAKTAAAGASGRFIYLSSIRAVAGPGFSGIINEATPPAPQCAYGRSKREGEIVMLNAYASAGRTDATALRLPPVYGEGMKGNMAAVMRLADTALPLPAGALTGLRSLISSETAADAVLHLLSHPGPLRPAYVAGNATPLALSEIITAFRQGFGRPPRLLPVPALPLRIAATLLGRLASWQALTATQICDPSLLASEDWTPETDTPGRLRELARRSSQAR, encoded by the coding sequence ATGAAGGTCCTGGTTACCGGCGCCACGGGGCTGATCGGACGACAGGTCGTCGGCCGGCTGCGCAAGGCCAATTTCGACATATGTGTTGTTTCCCGCCAACCAGAAAGGCTGTCGGCTATCGGCAAGCCGCTTCCGCTGCCCGGCGCCGACGCCCCGGACGAAGCCTTCCTGGTGCTGATGCGTGATGTGACCCATGTCGTCCACTGCGCGGCGCTCAACAACGACCGCGACGCCGGCGAGGCCGGCTACCGGGCCGCCAATGCAACGCTGACCGGGCGGCTGGCCAAGACGGCAGCCGCAGGTGCCAGCGGGCGCTTCATCTACCTTTCCTCGATCCGCGCTGTGGCCGGTCCCGGCTTCAGCGGTATAATCAATGAGGCGACGCCCCCTGCCCCGCAATGCGCCTATGGCCGCTCCAAGCGCGAAGGCGAGATCGTGATGCTCAATGCTTACGCGTCGGCAGGACGCACGGACGCCACGGCGCTGCGCCTGCCGCCCGTCTACGGCGAGGGCATGAAGGGCAATATGGCGGCGGTGATGCGGCTTGCCGACACCGCCCTGCCGCTGCCGGCCGGCGCCCTGACAGGTTTGCGCTCGCTGATCTCGTCCGAGACAGCCGCGGACGCGGTGCTGCACCTTCTCAGCCATCCGGGACCGCTTCGCCCGGCCTATGTCGCGGGCAACGCCACACCCCTTGCGCTGTCCGAGATCATCACCGCGTTCCGGCAGGGTTTCGGCCGTCCGCCGCGCCTTCTGCCCGTGCCGGCCCTGCCGCTACGGATCGCGGCGACGCTGCTCGGCAGGCTGGCGTCATGGCAGGCCCTGACCGCGACACAGATCTGCGATCCGTCGCTGCTGGCCTCGGAAGACTGGACGCCGGAGACAGACACGCCCGGCCGGCTCCGCGAATTGGCGCGTCGGAGCTCTCAAGCCCGGTAG